From a single Candoia aspera isolate rCanAsp1 chromosome 2, rCanAsp1.hap2, whole genome shotgun sequence genomic region:
- the CHRNB3 gene encoding neuronal acetylcholine receptor subunit beta-3, which yields MRVLDVIKLPLLFCAHSSAFIVFSSFAENEDALLRHLFRGYQKWIRPVKHSNDTIKVYFGLKISQLVDVDEKNQLMTTNVWLKQEWIDHKLCWNPEDYGGITAIRVPSESLWLPDIVLFENADGRFEGSLMTKAIIKYNGIVVWTPPASYKSSCTMDVTFFPFDRQNCSMKFGSWTYDGSMVDLILVDENVDRTDFFDNGEWEILNAKGMKGNRKDGLYSYPFITYSFVLRRLPLFYTLFLIVPCLGLSFLTVLVFYLPSDEGEKLSLSTSVLVSLTVFLLVIEEIIPSSSKVIPLIGEYLLFIMIFVTLSIIVTIFVINVHHRSSATYHPMAPWVRRLFLQKLPRLLFMKGHVDRCACSDPEGALKPNLVRKCKHKQLKDGEKVVIAFLEKAADSVRYISRHVKKEHFIRQVVQDWKFVAQVLDRIFLWLFLVVSVIGSVLIFTPALEMWLHSGL from the exons ATGAGGGTCTTAGATGTCATTAAGCTGCCCCTTCTTTTTTGTGCTCATAGTTCAG CTTTTATTGTGTTCAGTTCATTTGCTGAGAATGAAGATGCCCTTTTGCGGCACTTATTTCGTGGATATCAGAAATGGATCAGGCCAGTAAAACATTCCAATGATACCATAAAGGTATATTTTGGACTGAAGATCTCTCAGCTTGTAGATGTG GATGAAAAGAACCAGTTAATGACAACCAATGTATGGCTGAAACAg GAATGGATTGACCATAAATTGTGCTGGAATCCTGAAGATTATGGTGGGATCACTGCAATTCGAGTTCCATCTGAATCTCTCTGGCTCCCTGATATTGTTTTATTTGAAAA TGCTGATGGACGCTTTGAAGGTTCATTGATGACAAAAGCAATAATTAAGTACAATGGGATAGTAGTATGGACTCCTCCGGCCAGTTATAAAAGTTCCTGCACGATGGATGTGACCTTCTTCCCATTTGACAGGCAGAACTGCTCAATGAAATTTGGATCATGGACCTATGATGGCAGCATGGTTGACCTAATCCTAGTAGATGAAAATGTGGACAGGACAGACTTCTTTGACAATGGGGAATGGGAAATCCTAAATGCAAAAGGGATGAAAGGAAACCGAAAAGACGGATTATATTCCTACCCGTTCATCACCTATTCTTTCGTTTTAAGACGCCTCCCACTGTTCTACACACTCTTCTTAATAGTCCCATGCCTAGGATTATCTTTTTTAACTGTGCTTGTTTTTTACTTGCCTTCTGATGAGGGAGAAAAACTGTCACTCTCAACCTCTGTTTTAGTTTCCCTCACTGTTTTTCTCTTGGTCATTGAAGAAATCATCCCCTCGTCCTCCAAAGTCATACCCTTGATTGGTGAGTACTTGTTGTTCATCATGATTTTTGTCACACTTTCAATCATTGTGACAATTTTTGTAATTAATGTGCACCATCGCTCCTCGGCCACCTACCATCCAATGGCTCCCTGGGTGAGAAGACTTTTCCTTCAGAAACTGCCCAGGCTACTCTTCATGAAAGGACATGTTGATCGCTGTGCCTGCTCTGATCCTGAAGGAGCCCTAAAGCCAAATCTGGTGAGGAAGTGTAAACACAAACAATTGAAAGATGGAGAAAAGGTGGTGATTGCATTCTTGGAAAAAGCTGCTGATTCCGTTAGATATATCTCCAGGCATGTCAAAAAGGAGCACTTCATTAGGCAG GTAGTGCAAGACTGGAAGTTTGTAGCTCAGGTCCTTGACCGCATCTTCCTGTGGCTATTTTTGGTGGTGTCTGTAATTGGTTCTGTTCTTATATTTACTCCTGCTTTAGAAATGTGGTTGCATAGTGGTTTGTAG